The sequence CAGCACGCCGTTTTTGAACTGCGCCTCGGCGCGATCGGCGTGCACGGCGCAAGGCAGCGGGATCGCCCGTTCGAAGCTCCCGTAGGCGCACTGCCGGATGAAGTAGGATCCTGACACCGTGCTGCTGTCCACGCGCTTTTCGCCGCGCACGTAAAGGACGTTGCCCTCGACCACCGCTTCACAATCGGCCTTCTCGACGCCGGGCAGCTCCAGCCGCACGAGGATGTCGGCGCCGGCGTCCACCACGTCGCCGGCGAGCAGGCTCCAGCGCGGCGCGTCCGCGGGAATCAGCTCCCCGCGGGCGCCTTTCGGTTCGTCCTTGCGGGTGAACCGCGTGAGTGCGTTCGCCGAGCGCGCGAGCAGCTCGCGCCAGCCTTCGGTGAGGCTCTCCCAGCCGCGCGCGAGGTCGCGGCCGATCTCTCGTCCGAATTGCTGCAGGGTTTCAAGCATGTCCGTCTCCTTTGCAAGATTCAGCCCAGCTCGACGGGAATGAAAATGATCGCCTCGCCGCGGCGCACGCGCAGCGCGACGTGCGATTTGCCGGCGACGAGATTGCGAAGCTGCGCGACATCCTTCACCGCAACGCCGTTCACCGACAGGATGATGTCGCCTTCCTGCACGCCCGCTTCGGCCGCCGGGCCGGATACGCCCTCGACGACCAGGCCGGACACGCCGGCGGCGCGCTGCTCTTCCTTCGTGAGCGGGCGCACCGCAAGCCCGAGGCGACCGCCTTCGGGCGCAGCCCCCGCATCCGGCCTGCCGGCGCGCGCGGTCTCAAGGCGCCCGACGGTGACCGTTACCGTGCGCTTCGCGCCCTCGCGCCAGATCTCCAGCCGCGCGCTCTGGCCGGGCCTGATGTCGGCGATGAGCGGCGGCAGCGCGCTGGAAGTCTCCACCGGCTGGCCGTTCACGCTGAGGATCACGTCGCCGGGCTCGATGCCGGCTTTCGCCGCCGGACCGTCTTTTTCGACCGAACTCACGAGCGCGCCGCGCGGCGCGTCCAGCCCGAAGGATTTCGCGAGCGCCTGCGTCACTTCCTGGATGGCGACGCCGATCCGCCCGCGCTCGAC comes from Burkholderiales bacterium and encodes:
- a CDS encoding Hsp20/alpha crystallin family protein; the encoded protein is MLETLQQFGREIGRDLARGWESLTEGWRELLARSANALTRFTRKDEPKGARGELIPADAPRWSLLAGDVVDAGADILVRLELPGVEKADCEAVVEGNVLYVRGEKRVDSSTVSGSYFIRQCAYGSFERAIPLPCAVHADRAEAQFKNGVLTVRLPKAEEPRARRIAIG
- a CDS encoding PDZ domain-containing protein; this translates as LKGEVIGINSQIYSRTGGYQGLAFAIPIDVAMKVKDQLLATGRVERGRIGVAIQEVTQALAKSFGLDAPRGALVSSVEKDGPAAKAGIEPGDVILSVNGQPVETSSALPPLIADIRPGQSARLEIWREGAKRTVTVTVGRLETARAGRPDAGAAPEGGRLGLAVRPLTKEEQRAAGVSGLVVEGVSGPAAEAGVQEGDIILSVNGVAVKDVAQLRNLVAGKSHVALRVRRGEAIIFIPVELG